One genomic segment of Pseudomonas chlororaphis subsp. aurantiaca includes these proteins:
- a CDS encoding serine/threonine-protein kinase: MDERLPEIPGYSVHSRLGQGGMAEVYLATQESLHRKVAVKVLLNANDEAFSKRFIREGHIVASLHHPTIITIHDINRLADGRYYLAMEFVGGGDLARHKGEVFEPRRALDIVRQIATGLAVVHEQGLIHRDIKPANILFRSDGTVVITDFGIAKALEMDSELTGLGIAVGSPAYSSPEQTQCQPLDIRTDIYSLGVIFLEMLIGANPFRGASYTQTVMNHVQMPAPSLPAHISPYKAVLERMLAKDPNQRFADCRALLQALDELDQPEQPDEPDEPREVELESTRFAPALVDPAPRQAEPEPARRRSPNRRLALWALGSLLLLGAASGTGLYLQQRIEIAELLAHGEQRLAAGQLVEPAQDNAEYFFNQALQLDEASAQARQGLQRVAAARIAGYRQLAEQRIAEEHLLEPEDDSAVFYYRQILGLEPGNAQALAGLNQVALLYAEMSESAYAKGDRDLARAYIKHGLEARPDSPELLALRDQHEQRKRSGQAPRPSAARPSPPPSAPQSTGERAEQPNAVKRLWNRLF, encoded by the coding sequence ATGGACGAACGATTACCCGAGATACCCGGCTACAGCGTGCATAGCCGGCTTGGCCAAGGCGGGATGGCCGAAGTCTACCTGGCAACCCAGGAGTCGCTGCACCGCAAGGTGGCGGTGAAGGTACTGCTCAACGCCAATGACGAGGCGTTCAGCAAGCGCTTCATCCGCGAGGGGCATATCGTCGCCTCGTTGCACCACCCCACGATCATCACCATCCACGACATCAACAGACTGGCCGATGGCCGCTACTACCTGGCCATGGAGTTCGTCGGCGGCGGCGACCTGGCCCGGCACAAGGGCGAGGTGTTCGAGCCGAGGCGCGCCCTGGATATCGTCCGGCAGATCGCCACCGGCCTCGCCGTGGTGCATGAGCAGGGCCTGATCCACCGCGATATCAAGCCGGCGAACATCCTCTTCCGCAGCGATGGCACGGTGGTGATCACCGATTTCGGCATCGCCAAGGCGCTGGAGATGGACAGCGAGCTCACCGGGCTCGGCATCGCCGTCGGCAGCCCGGCCTACAGCAGCCCGGAACAGACGCAGTGCCAGCCGCTGGATATCCGCACCGACATCTACAGCCTGGGCGTGATCTTCCTGGAGATGCTCATCGGCGCCAATCCGTTCCGCGGCGCCAGCTATACCCAGACCGTGATGAACCACGTGCAGATGCCGGCGCCGAGCTTGCCGGCGCACATCAGCCCGTACAAGGCGGTGCTCGAGCGGATGCTGGCGAAGGACCCCAACCAGCGCTTCGCCGACTGCCGGGCGCTGCTGCAGGCACTCGATGAGCTGGACCAGCCAGAGCAACCGGATGAACCGGACGAGCCCCGAGAGGTGGAGCTGGAATCTACCCGCTTCGCGCCGGCCCTGGTCGATCCTGCGCCGCGCCAGGCCGAGCCCGAGCCCGCCCGCCGGCGCAGCCCGAACAGGCGCCTGGCGCTGTGGGCACTCGGCAGCCTGCTGCTGCTCGGCGCTGCCAGCGGCACCGGCCTGTACCTGCAGCAGCGGATCGAGATCGCCGAGCTGCTGGCACATGGCGAACAGCGCCTGGCGGCGGGCCAACTGGTCGAGCCGGCGCAGGACAATGCCGAGTATTTCTTCAACCAGGCCTTGCAGCTCGACGAAGCCAGCGCGCAGGCCCGGCAAGGACTGCAACGGGTAGCCGCGGCGCGGATCGCTGGCTACCGGCAACTGGCCGAGCAGCGCATCGCCGAAGAACACCTGCTGGAGCCCGAGGATGACAGCGCGGTGTTCTATTACCGGCAGATACTCGGCCTGGAGCCGGGGAACGCCCAGGCGCTGGCCGGGTTGAACCAGGTGGCGCTGCTCTACGCCGAGATGAGCGAAAGCGCGTATGCCAAGGGCGATCGCGACCTGGCGCGGGCCTATATCAAGCATGGCCTGGAAGCCCGTCCGGACAGCCCCGAACTACTCGCACTCCGGGACCAGCATGAGCAGCGCAAACGCAGTGGCCAAGCGCCGCGCCCGTCCGCTGCGCGGCCTTCCCCGCCGCCCTCGGCACCTCAATCGACCGGCGAGCGGGCGGAACAGCCGAATGCGGTCAAGCGCCTGTGGAACAGGCTCTTTTGA
- a CDS encoding enoyl-CoA hydratase/isomerase family protein, which produces MAFSEIDYEIQGPIRIIRFNRPQKRNCIGPTTHLELIEAWSRFRDDPDALVAIITGAGDQAFCAGGDLKAALDLVPTTVDEIAAHNRGERPGIIGPSRWTDIYKPVIAAVNGVAYAGGLEWACFADMRIAEEHASFGVTCRRWNIGLGDGGTQRLPRIVGMGRALELILTGKVISASEALAIGLVNEVVAKGRSLERALELAHLLCTLPQPAMRSDKEAVIRGYGQPLAEALRIEAECFNRSIHQPETLEGLRRFRERDHPDLRGDVPSQSPGLIKD; this is translated from the coding sequence ATGGCCTTTAGCGAAATCGATTACGAAATCCAGGGACCGATCAGGATCATCCGCTTCAACCGGCCGCAGAAACGCAATTGCATCGGCCCTACCACCCACCTGGAACTGATCGAGGCCTGGAGCCGTTTTCGCGACGATCCAGACGCGCTCGTGGCCATCATCACCGGCGCCGGCGACCAGGCCTTCTGTGCCGGCGGCGACCTCAAGGCGGCGCTCGATCTGGTGCCCACCACCGTGGACGAGATCGCCGCGCACAACCGCGGCGAGCGCCCCGGGATCATCGGCCCGAGCCGCTGGACGGATATCTACAAACCGGTGATCGCCGCGGTGAACGGCGTGGCCTACGCCGGCGGCCTGGAGTGGGCCTGCTTTGCCGATATGCGCATCGCCGAGGAACACGCCTCCTTCGGCGTAACCTGCCGCCGCTGGAACATCGGCCTGGGCGATGGCGGCACCCAGCGCCTGCCACGCATCGTCGGCATGGGCCGGGCGCTGGAGCTGATCCTCACCGGCAAGGTCATTTCCGCCAGCGAGGCGCTGGCTATCGGCCTGGTCAACGAGGTCGTCGCCAAGGGCCGTTCGCTGGAACGCGCGCTGGAGCTGGCGCACCTGCTTTGCACCCTGCCCCAACCCGCCATGCGCTCGGACAAGGAAGCGGTCATCCGCGGCTACGGCCAGCCCCTGGCCGAGGCCCTGCGCATCGAAGCCGAGTGCTTCAACCGCTCCATCCATCAGCCGGAAACCCTGGAAGGACTGCGCCGCTTCCGCGAACGCGACCATCCGGACCTGCGCGGCGATGTGCCGTCCCAGTCGCCGGGGTTGATCAAGGATTGA